In Raphanus sativus cultivar WK10039 chromosome 5, ASM80110v3, whole genome shotgun sequence, the following proteins share a genomic window:
- the LOC108856958 gene encoding pentatricopeptide repeat-containing protein At3g60960, mitochondrial-like translates to MSLLRRVVKNPTVSKVSKLYVPYPVGRDPSSLPKIDPNSHNCIDNRPISLRYRVSAMIEMSNLDEAASISRLAVSEELRANRDTVFICNSVIGAMCEAKRYDEALSMFNYFFNECQTVPNTLSCNLIMKAHCDQGCVDKALELYRHLVLDGRSSPGMETYVILTKALVDAKRLDEACDLVRSMGRCYFMVYDILIRGFLDVGRFVEASQIFEELKGSPNNSKLPWRDYHKAIALFQVSFIEYWFKQGKDEEAREIWAVLDMAELLNPIVGNRVLKLLVEHGKKTEAWELFELIKGICDSETVGIMLKSFSEKTIIPFKCVGKTCYRTIIACLCEQGKMSEAETFFAVMCYDLDNIDDELMALGPDVSTFRAMINGYVKVGRLDDAMKMLDKMKILNLRKLAIHRAS, encoded by the coding sequence ATGTCTCTCCTCCGCCGCGTAGTAAAAAATCCGACCGTATCAAAGGTTTCTAAGTTGTACGTACCTTACCCAGTGGGAAGAGACCCATCGTCACTCCCAAAAATAGATCCAAACAGCCATAACTGCATTGATAACCGCCCAATTTCTCTGCGCTACAGAGTATCGGCAATGATCGAGATGTCTAATCTCGACGAAGCCGCGAGTATCTCGCGCCTGGCTGTCTCTGAAGAATTACGTGCGAACAGAGACACTGTCTTCATCTGCAATTCCGTAATCGGAGCCATGTGCGAAGCCAAACGGTACGACGAAGCCCTCTCTATGTTCAATTACTTTTTCAACGAATGTCAAACCGTTCCAAACACGCTCTCTTGCAATCTCATCATGAAAGCACACTGCGACCAAGGTTGTGTCGACAAGGCTCTTGAGCTTTACCGTCACCTAGTCCTGGACGGACGCTCGTCTCCAGGGATGGAGACTTACGTGATACTCACGAAAGCCTTGGTTGATGCCAAAAGACTCGACGAAGCTTGTGATTTAGTGAGATCCATGGGGCGTTGTTATTTCATGGTCTACGACATCCTCATTCGCGGGTTTTTGGATGTAGGGAGATTCGTAGAGGCTAGCCAAATCTTCGAGGAACTGAAAGGATCACCTAACAACAGTAAACTCCCATGGAGAGACTATCACAAGGCAATTGCACTCTTTCAGGTTTCTTTTATTGAGTATTGGTTCAAGCAAGGCAAAGATGAGGAAGCTCGGGAGATTTGGGCGGTTTTGGATATGGCTGAACTACTGAACCCCATTGTTGGAAACAGGGTTTTGAAACTTCTTGTGGAGCACGGTAAGAAAACAGAGGCTTGGGAACTGTTCGAATTGATTAAAGGAATCTGCGATTCCGAGACTGTCGGCATAATGTTGAAGTCTTTTAGTGAAAAGACTATTATCCCTTTCAAATGTGTCGGGAAGACGTGTTATAGGACCATCATTGCTTGTCTCTGCGAACAAGGAAAAATGTCCGAGGCAGAGACATTCTTTGCTGTCATGTGTTACGACCTTGATAACATAGACGACGAATTGATGGCGTTGGGACCTGATGTCTCAACATTCAGAGCAATGATCAATGGATATGTTAAGGTTGGGAGACTCGATGATGCCATGAAGATGTTGGACAAGatgaagattttaaatttaagaaagCTTGCTATTCATCGAGCCagctaa